The region GTTCTTTAGAAACGTACTTACACTTTTTCATTGCTCATACTCAGGTAATCACTTGCAAATACTCACgatataaatttgaatttaacttAAATAACACAGAGGAACGAGCAAACATTTACGCCAACGTACTACGTACGAGGCTATAAATTCGGATAGATAATACATACCGATCTTTGATATGATGAATGGCTGTGATATAACATCATAATAATCTCTGTCGATACCACCAAATGTATAGCTCTATACGATatgtaaatcgattttttcggttattttgaagATGAGTTGATCGTCTTTTTTTGTGGCAAtttattcttcatttttttcggtatAAATAGATTGCGGAGGTACTCTCACACCATCAGTTGTGATTAATCTATTCGACTCTAATCAAGTCTGTTTCAATCAAacacttttaaaaatgttcaaattggtaaatgttttattttgttgaagattttgttttttgatcgGTGTTTATCGATTCACCACCGTTTTCATTTCTCGGCAGTACCAAAAACGACGAGTACTTTTTCGTGATTAAAGCTGTGAGAATATGTGCCATCGTTCTATGAAATGAACACTAGTTACATGTTGTTCTGTGGAGTACATTTTAACgacaattaaaaggaattcaACTGCAAATTTATCAGTTTTGAACCTATAACCACAGACGCACATTTTCTTGGCAAAAGTGTCTTAAGTACTGTGATAACATCATACATCCACgatcaaattatttgttatttttttacattatttgAAAGTTTCAGTTAGCAAGCCAAAAGGGAAGCCACTGAAACTCCGtcataattttttgtgattttcgtTTCGTAACGGAGTTAATTTAAGGTTCCAAAACCtagcaaaaatcaacattttgattttaaaagtATAAATCAAATTCTGCAACGTCCTTCGTGTTTGTAAAGGAATCATCATGAATTTTACGAAGCGTTTAAGGAATGAGGGCCTCTGTAACTGAAGAAGTTAAGGAAATagtcaacattttcttcaaacattcCATTTCCTTCAAGTGCACGAAGGACTGCCAATTTCTTGCTCATTTCGGACATTATTCACTAATAAGTTCGAGCATTGGAAAAGGTCcaatttttgcacatttcGGACACTAAGAAGCTCGAGCATAAAAAAAGCGcatttcgaaacaaaaaaaaatggacatGTGAATTGCAGGGTTTTTACAAAGTTTGAATTTGGTGCCAGCTCTTATTTTACttgattcattaaatttacttgataTTACCGATTATTTGACATTCtcataaattaatatttcttACAGTTCGTTGTGCTTTCAATCTGTGTTGCGGCCATTTATGCCCAAGACCAGGATGCCGAAACCCTAAATTTCAAAAGCGTAAGTTATATCATCAATACCAGTGCTACAACGCGCCTGTcttattgaaaagaaaaccaaACGGTTAATTTTCAAACCTAATGTTTAGAACAACGATCCAGACGGTACATATGAATTCGCTTACGAAACCAGCAACGGTATTTCGGGACAGGCATCCGGAATCGGTGGAGTGTCCGAAAATGGTCAAGTGAAATACACTGCC is a window of Bradysia coprophila strain Holo2 unplaced genomic scaffold, BU_Bcop_v1 contig_350, whole genome shotgun sequence DNA encoding:
- the LOC119080622 gene encoding pupal cuticle protein-like; translation: MFKLFVVLSICVAAIYAQDQDAETLNFKSNNDPDGTYEFAYETSNGISGQASGIGGVSENGQVKYTAADGTPIEFTYTADEGGFKPVGAHIPQAPPHIARLIEWLESHPSEDDGSYKADAAPAQ